From Ipomoea triloba cultivar NCNSP0323 chromosome 5, ASM357664v1, the proteins below share one genomic window:
- the LOC116018991 gene encoding sec-independent protein translocase protein TATB, chloroplastic: MASAISTPTSSLWSSASSSTSPQSSSRLTLCTLSNYSISVSRSSRIQLHKWAPHLGITPFSSWEGLKQSGISSPLISIKIERRRKCKGKGVYASLFGVGAPEALVIGVVALLVFGPKGLAEVARNLGKTLREFQPTIKELQEVSREFKSTLEREIGLDDIKDLNQSTFRSDKATATASPSPSASSEDSLIKTDPNGSPSPSVESIDDKLKAVEEQSTETVSSVENQPESQTKTEDDSSSPRAYSSEEYLKITEEQLKAAGAQEKSETTYPDEIQSEPQSQSDSLQEAASVSPLPQKPESET; encoded by the exons ATGGCTTCCGCAATCTCAACTCCAACTTCATCTCTCTGGTCCTCCGCTTCTTCTTCTACCTCTCCTCAATCAAGCAGCCGCCTCACTCTGTGTACCCTTTCCAACTATTCCATTTCAGTCTCCCGGAGTTCAAGAATTCAGCTCCACAAATGGGCACCTCACTTGGGCATCACCCCATTCTCTTCCTGGGAAGGCCTAAAGCAATCCGGCATTTCAAGCCCTCTAATTTCTATAAAAATCG aaagaagaagaaaatgtaaaGGGAAAGGTGTTTATGCGTCTCTCTTTGGAGTTGGAGCCCCTGAGGCTCTAGTTATTGGAGTGGTTGCTTTGTTGGTGTTTGGTCCCAAGGGTCTTGCTGAG GTTGCTCGTAATTTGGGGAAAACGCTACGGGAATTCCAGCCTACAATTAAAGAGCTTCAG GAAGTCTCGAGGGAATTCAAGAGCACACTTGAAAGGGAAATTGGTCTTGATGACATAAAAGATTTAAATCAAAGCACTTTCAGATCTGATAAAGCTACAGCAACCGCAAGCCCCTCACCGAGTGCAAGCTCTGAGGATTCACTGATTAAGACAGACCCTA ATGGTTCTCCATCACCAAGTGTAGAATCAATTGATGATAAGTTGAAAGCTGTAGAAGAACAGTCAACTGAAACAGTGTCTTCTGTCGAAAATCAACCAGAATCGCAGACTAAGACAGAAG ATGATTCTTCATCCCCAAGAGCATACTCGAGTGAAGAATACTTAAAAATCACCGAAGAGCAGCTGAAAGCAGCTGGTGCTCAAGAGAAAAGTGAAACAACATACCCCGACGAAATCCAGTCTGAACCCCAAAGTCAGTCAGACTCCCTTCAAGAAGCTGCTTCAGTGTCTCCGCTACCTCAGAAGCCTGAAAGCGAGACTTAG